One Polyangia bacterium genomic window carries:
- the ruvA gene encoding Holliday junction branch migration protein RuvA gives MIASLRGRLAEHDVDSIVVEVGGIGYQVLITSATLGALPPLGSDCFVHVHSHFVKDEPLRLYGFADAGERALFETLLSVQGVGPRVALAILAGLPPIELVRAISTGDVNRLTQIKGVGRKIAERLSLELRDKIGALPIGQGSGVTPAPPSSSGAPTGKLGDVYGALVALGYRPGEIEPLLSTLDEAKAIGDLVKQALSALKKR, from the coding sequence GTGATCGCCTCGCTGCGTGGCCGCCTGGCCGAGCATGACGTCGATTCCATCGTCGTCGAGGTCGGCGGCATCGGCTATCAAGTGCTGATCACCAGCGCCACGCTGGGCGCGCTGCCGCCGCTGGGCAGCGACTGCTTTGTCCACGTGCACTCGCACTTCGTCAAGGACGAGCCGCTGCGTCTTTATGGCTTCGCCGACGCCGGCGAGCGCGCGTTGTTCGAGACGCTGCTGTCGGTTCAAGGCGTGGGGCCGCGGGTGGCGCTGGCCATCCTGGCCGGCTTGCCACCGATCGAACTGGTGCGCGCCATCTCCACCGGCGACGTGAACCGCCTGACCCAGATCAAAGGCGTGGGCCGCAAGATCGCCGAACGTCTGTCGCTGGAACTCAGGGACAAGATCGGCGCGCTGCCCATCGGTCAGGGCAGCGGTGTCACCCCCGCGCCACCGTCGTCGTCGGGCGCGCCGACCGGCAAGCTGGGCGACGTGTACGGTGCGCTTGTGGCCCTCGGCTATCGGCCGGGAGAGATTGAACCGCTGCTGAGCACGCTGGACGAAGCCAAGGCCATCGGCGATCTGGTCAAGCAGGCGCTGTCCGCCTTGAAGAAAAGGTAA
- the ruvB gene encoding Holliday junction branch migration DNA helicase RuvB: MSPDTEATAGDRDEDAALRPRSFAEFVGQRKIADNLMVYVQAARQRGDALDHVLLSGPPGLGKTTLAYLLGHEMGTEVRVTSGPALERKGDLAGILTSLNKGDILFIDEIHRLLPVVEESLYPAMEDFRIELVTGTGAGARAIPLPVERFTLVGATTRTGQLTSPLLSRFGIVEQFTFYSAAELSTIVRRSAKLLGIPMEDAGADEIGQRSRGTPRIANRLLRRVRDFAEVHGDGRVTREAAAYALERLEVDALGLDAGDRRILSTIIKRFDGGPVGIESMAASLAEDRDTLEFVYEPYLIQEGFLIRTPRGRQVTRRAYEHLNIPPPSRPGGVGQGSLF; this comes from the coding sequence CTGTCGCCCGACACCGAGGCCACCGCCGGCGATCGCGACGAGGACGCCGCCCTTCGCCCGCGCAGTTTCGCCGAGTTCGTGGGGCAACGAAAGATCGCCGACAACCTGATGGTCTACGTGCAGGCGGCGCGCCAGCGCGGCGATGCCCTGGACCACGTGCTTTTGTCGGGGCCGCCGGGCCTGGGCAAGACCACGCTGGCTTATCTGCTGGGCCACGAGATGGGCACCGAGGTGCGCGTGACGTCGGGCCCGGCGCTGGAGCGCAAGGGCGATCTGGCTGGCATCCTGACCTCGCTGAACAAGGGCGACATCCTTTTCATCGACGAGATTCATCGCCTGCTGCCGGTGGTCGAGGAGAGCCTTTACCCGGCGATGGAAGACTTTCGCATCGAGCTGGTCACCGGGACCGGCGCCGGGGCGCGCGCCATCCCGCTGCCGGTCGAGCGCTTCACGTTGGTGGGCGCCACCACGCGCACCGGCCAGTTGACGTCGCCCTTGCTCTCGCGCTTTGGCATCGTCGAGCAGTTCACTTTTTATTCGGCGGCCGAGCTCAGCACCATCGTGCGCCGGTCGGCCAAGCTGCTGGGGATCCCCATGGAAGATGCCGGCGCCGACGAGATCGGCCAGCGCTCGCGCGGGACCCCGCGCATCGCCAACCGCTTGCTGCGCCGGGTGCGCGACTTTGCCGAGGTGCACGGCGACGGTCGGGTCACGCGCGAAGCGGCCGCCTATGCGCTGGAACGGCTGGAGGTGGACGCGCTGGGCCTGGACGCTGGCGATCGAAGGATCCTTTCGACGATCATCAAACGCTTCGACGGCGGTCCGGTGGGCATCGAATCAATGGCCGCGTCGCTGGCCGAGGATCGGGACACACTGGAGTTCGTCTACGAGCCGTATCTCATCCAGGAAGGGTTTCTGATCCGCACGCCGCGCGGCCGACAGGTCACCCGTCGCGCCTACGAACACCTGAACATCCCGCCGCCGTCGCGCCCGGGCGGGGTGGGGCAGGGAAGTCTATTTTGA
- the ruvC gene encoding crossover junction endodeoxyribonuclease RuvC, translating to MSADRARIAAASPVGSLRILGIDPGTLRLGYGMIERHGPAKVSYVECGVISAPARDDRFTRLAEIGRSLRELLGDLRPHVVAMEEAFFSKNVQSTLALGEARGVALFVASDYGLRVSGYPPATVKKSVVGHGRASKDQIAYLVRALLSMRRVPSADAADALAVAICHARCASDPVFAPAAARQKVRP from the coding sequence GTGTCGGCTGATCGCGCCCGGATCGCGGCGGCCTCCCCCGTCGGATCCTTGCGCATCCTGGGAATCGACCCGGGCACGTTGCGGCTCGGCTATGGAATGATCGAGCGCCACGGGCCGGCGAAAGTGTCATACGTCGAGTGCGGCGTCATCTCGGCCCCGGCGCGCGACGACCGCTTCACCCGCCTGGCCGAGATCGGACGCAGCCTGCGCGAGCTGCTGGGCGATCTGCGGCCGCACGTCGTGGCCATGGAAGAGGCTTTCTTCAGCAAGAACGTGCAGTCGACGCTGGCCCTGGGCGAAGCGCGCGGCGTGGCCCTGTTTGTCGCTTCGGATTACGGGTTGCGCGTCAGCGGCTATCCGCCGGCGACGGTGAAGAAGTCCGTGGTCGGGCACGGCCGCGCCAGCAAGGATCAGATCGCCTATCTGGTGCGCGCGCTTCTGTCGATGCGGCGGGTGCCATCGGCCGACGCCGCGGATGCATTGGCCGTCGCCATCTGTCACGCGCGCTGCGCGAGCGATCCGGTGTTCGCGCCGGCCGCCGCGCGACAGAAGGTGCGGCCGTGA